TTGTAGAATGTTTTCCTGAGTTTCCATCTCGTCTTCATCGTCCGGATCAACCTGCCACGGACTATAATTATCCGCGTCTTGGAGGTGAGCCGTTCCCGCAGCATCGCCCTCCGGGAGCATAATTTTCTTTGTGGCACTGTTATATAGTGTTCCGTCTTGACCAGGTACCGCAGTGGGTTGCTGTTCGAGGCCACGAATGTGGCCATTGTCCTCCACTATTCTCCCGCTGTGTAGGTCGATTACATCGCCTTGTGTGTGCACGTTCTCGTACTTGTCGATTATATTGCTCCACACCTGCTTCATTGTTTCATCCGCCCGCTTGTGTCTCTCGAGCGCCTCCTCGTCCGTCAATTGCGGGATGAGCATCTTGTCCTTCGACATAATGTACAACACGTCATCCCGCACCACACCGCCTGTCCGCGCAATTTTGTCGCCGACCGCATCACGGGGGACTTTATTCTTAGACCCCAACGGTCTCCCGcgtttcctcttcaaaacagGTACGCCATTCCCAGCATCTTTGCGGCGATCTGCCAGTAAACTTTCAGAACACTATGCAGTACTTTCGTGGTCGATCTTTTAGATTTGCCTCGTTTCAATTGCAATGTCATTTTTCCCAGTCTTCCTACACAAACACACAGACACTACACATCGGAGAACAGGTTCCACAGTATCCCACACAGCTACCAACCGCAACTTTGCATCACTGCTTGGTCTGCTCTGGCAATGCacaaaaataatattcGGAATATGTAGAATcgaagcaaaaaaagaaaaatagtAGTAGAGAGCACCACATGACATATATCCAGAAAGAGGAGGTAGCTCTTTGACAATACGACTGTCACAGCATGTTGCGGGGATTTCGAATCCGCACACAAGGAAGGCAGTAT
This sequence is a window from Huiozyma naganishii CBS 8797 chromosome 3, complete genome. Protein-coding genes within it:
- the SCM3 gene encoding Scm3p (similar to Saccharomyces cerevisiae SCM3 (YDL139C); ancestral locus Anc_7.312); translation: MSKDKMLIPQLTDEEALERHKRADETMKQVWSNIIDKYENVHTQGDVIDLHSGRIVEDNGHIRGLEQQPTAVPGQDGTLYNSATKKIMLPEGDAAGTAHLQDADNYSPWQVDPDDEDEMETQENILQGLTDDEDDDNGP